A genomic stretch from Rhineura floridana isolate rRhiFlo1 chromosome 18, rRhiFlo1.hap2, whole genome shotgun sequence includes:
- the CACTIN gene encoding splicing factor Cactin: MGSRSRSRERRRRRSRSRSEERESRRERRRERDGSSEEESQKWREKRGKSEDRGGKRQKKRSSRSRDHSPSSDSSPERRGRSSERRGKRTRKRSGSRSSVSSVSSPSPSRSQSSKGDVGEQLSLQERLRLKEEKQTQKELLKALETPEEKRARRLAKKEAKERKKREKMGWGEEYMGYTNTDNPFGDNNLLGAFIWSKALEKKGIGHLEEKELKDRNKRIQEENRLELQKVKQLRLEREREKAMREQELEMLQREKEAEHFKTWEEQEDNFHLQQAKLRSKIRIRDGRAKPIDLLAKYISAEDDDLAVEMHEPYTFLNGLTVSDMEDLLEDIQVYMELEQGKNVDFWRDMTIITEDEISKLRKLEASGKGPGERREGVNASVSSDVQSVFKGKTYNQLQVIYQGIEGKILAGGPNLDIGYWESLLQQLKAYMARARLRERHQDVLRQKLYKLKQEQGVESEPLFPIIKKEPLSPGAGSSGSNNRLEPEESAPAQPSTSSAETGAAEPEAEAKAEGDGEAVLMEEDLIQQSLDDYDAGKYSPRLLTSHELPFDAHVVEADEDLQRLLLSRQQLQVTGDASESAEDIFFRRAKEGMGADEAQFSVEMPLSGKAYLWADKYRPRKPRFFNRVHTGFEWNKYNQTHYDFDNPPPKIVQGYKFNIFYPDLINKRSTPEYFLEACPDNKDFATLRFHAGPPYEDIAFKIVNREWEYSHRHGFRCQFANGIFQLWFHFKRYRYRR, translated from the exons ATGGGATCCCGGTCTCGGTCCAGGGAACGGCGCCGGAGAAGAAGCCGCTCCAGGTCCGAAGAAAGGGAGAGCCGAAGGGAGCGGAGGCGAGAGCGGGATGGAAG CTCAGAGGAAGAGAGCCAGAAATGGCgggaaaagagaggaaaaagtGAGGACCGCGGTGGCAAGAGACAGAAGAAGCGTTCCTCACGTTCCCGAGACCACTCCCCGAGCTCGGATTCCTCTCCGGAAAGACGAGGGCGCAGCAGCGAGCGGAGGGGGAAGAGGACCCGGAAGCGCTCCGGCTCCCGGTCGTCAGTCTCCTCGGTGTCCTCGCCTTCGCCATCCCGTTCCCAGAGCTCCAAGGGAGACGTGGGCGAGCAGCTGAGCCTCCAGGAGCGCCTCCGGCTGAAGGAAGAGAAGCAGACGCAGAAGGAGCTCCTCAAAGCCCTTGAGACCCCAGAGGAGAAGCGGGCGCGGCGCCTGGCCAAGAAGGAGGCGAAGGAGCGGAAGAAGCGGGAGAAGATGGGCTGGGGGGAAGAGTATATGGGGTACACCAACACTGACAACCCCTTTGGGGACAACAATCTCCTGGGAGCCTTCATCTGGAGCAAG GCTCTGGAAAAGAAAGGGATCGGCCACTTAGAGGAGAAGGAGCTAAAAGACCGGAACAAGCGGATCCAAGAGGAAAACCGCCTGGAACTGCAGAAG GTGAAGCAGCTGCGCTTGGAGCGGGAGCGGGAGAAAGCCATGCGGGAACAGGAGCTGGAGATGCTGCAGCGGGAGAAGGAGGCGGAGCATTTCAAGACGTGGGAGGAGCAAGAGGACAACTTCCACCTCCAGCAGGCCAAGCTACG GTCCAAGATCCGGATCCGTGACGGGCGAGCCAAACCCATTGACCTGCTGGCAAAATACATCAGCGCTGAGGACGACGACCTGGCCGTGGAGATGCACGAGCCGTACACTTTCCTCAACGGGCTCACCGTCTCGGACATGGAGGACCTTCTGGAGGACATTCAG GTTTACATGGAGCTGGAGCAAGGGAAGAACGTGGATTTCTGGAGAGACATGACCATCATCACAGAAGACGAAATATCCAAGCTCCGGAAACTGGAGGCTTCTGGGAAAGGGCCGG GCGAGCGCCGCGAGGGGGTGAACGCCTCCGTCAGCTCCGACGTGCAGTCCGTCTTCAAGGGGAAGACCTACAACCAGCTGCAAGTGATCTACCAAGGGATCGAGGGCAAGATCCTCGCTGGGGGGCCCAACCTCGACATTGGCTACTGGGAGAGCCTCCTTCAGCAGCTGAAGGCCTACATGGCCCGGGCCAG GTTGAGGGAGCGTCACCAGGACGTGCTGCGCCAGAAGCTGTACAAGCTGAAGCAGGAGCAAGGCGTCGAGAGCGAGCCCCTCTTCCCCATCATCAAGAAGGAGCCGCTCTCCCCGGGTgccggcagcagcggcagcaacaacaG GCTGGAGCCGGAGGAGAGCGCCCCAGCGCAGCCAAGCACCTCTTCCGCAGAGACCGGGGCGGCCGAGCCGGAGGCCGAGGCCAAAGCTGAGGGAGACGGAGAGGCGGTGCTGATGGAGGAAGACCTCATTCAGCAGAGCCTAGACGACTACGACGCTGGCAAGTACAGCCCCCGGCTGCTGACCTCCCATGAACTGCCCTTCGACGCCCACGTGGTGGAAGCCGACGAGGACCTCCAGAGGCTGCTCCTGTCCCGACAGCAGCTCCAGGTCACAG GCGACGCCAGCGAGAGTGCTGAGGACATTTTCTTCCGCCGTGCCAAGGAGGGGATGGGGGCTGACGAGGCGCAGTTCAGCGTGGAGATGCCCTTGTCGGGCAAGGCCTACCTGTGGGCTGACAAGTACCGACCCCGCAAGCCCCGCTTCTTCAACCGGGTCCACACGGGCTTCGAGTGGAACAAGTACAACCAGACCCACTACGATTTTGACAACCCCCCGCCCAAGATCGTGCAGGGCTACAAGTTCAACATCTTCTACCCAGACCTGATCAACAAGCGCTCGACGCCCGAGTACTTCTTGGAGGCCTGTCCGGACAACAAGGACTTTGCCACCTTGCGCTTCCACGCCGGCCCCCCGTACGAGGACATCGCCTTCAAGATCGTCAACCGGGAGTGGGAGTACTCTCATCGCCACGGCTTCCGGTGCCAGTTTGCCAACGGCATCTTCCAGCTGTGGTTCCACTTCAAGCGTTACCGTTACCGGCGGTGA